A region of Streptomyces sp. WMMC500 DNA encodes the following proteins:
- a CDS encoding CYTH and CHAD domain-containing protein, whose protein sequence is MVDTVREIERKYEATAGARELPPLPDLTGVEGVTAVIDQGTALLDAVYYDTAGRRLAADGITLRRRTGGEDAGWHLKLPVAAGVRDEVRAPLGEDIPRRLTALVRSRTRDAELAPVVRIRSERDVHQLLGTDGEPVAEVSVDRVTAERPETGATAQWAEVEAELSPGGDPALLDAVEAALTGAGLRRSAAGSKLARALEETDEKAGKKAKDGKKTKNGKDGKSSKSGKDGKDGKKKSAGKKKTADNKPAKPPKPAARPAGDVVLDYVRKQITALIELDPAVRRDQPDAVHQMRVASRRLRSTFRSYRAVLDRTRTDPLSGELRWLAGELGVDRDREVLTERIHAGLGELERPLLLGPVRGRLRIWSTARRTGSRRRVVALLDGRRYLTLLDDLDDVLAHPPLRPAADRPAEPVLRKAVDRQYRRFAGHLQETFDLAPGPDRDTAIHETRKAAKRTRYAAEVARPVLGREAKDVTSLMREVQDLLGDYQDGVVARAALREIAVQAQAAGEPSFTYGILYAREEARAAELRDRLPRLSRKHL, encoded by the coding sequence ATGGTGGACACGGTGCGCGAGATCGAGCGGAAGTACGAGGCCACGGCGGGTGCCCGCGAGCTCCCCCCGCTGCCGGACCTGACGGGCGTCGAGGGCGTCACGGCGGTGATCGACCAGGGGACCGCCCTGCTCGACGCCGTCTACTACGACACCGCCGGCCGCCGGCTGGCGGCCGACGGCATCACCCTGCGCCGCCGCACGGGCGGCGAGGACGCGGGCTGGCACCTGAAGCTGCCGGTGGCGGCCGGCGTACGCGACGAGGTGCGCGCCCCGCTCGGCGAGGACATCCCGCGCCGCCTCACGGCACTCGTCCGATCCCGTACGCGTGACGCGGAGCTGGCGCCCGTGGTCCGCATCCGCTCGGAGCGGGACGTCCACCAACTGCTCGGCACGGACGGCGAACCGGTCGCGGAGGTCTCCGTCGACCGGGTGACCGCGGAGCGCCCGGAGACGGGGGCGACGGCGCAGTGGGCCGAGGTGGAGGCCGAGCTGAGCCCCGGGGGAGACCCGGCGCTGCTGGACGCGGTGGAGGCGGCGCTGACCGGGGCCGGGCTGCGGCGGTCGGCGGCGGGGTCGAAGCTGGCGCGGGCGCTGGAGGAGACGGACGAGAAGGCGGGGAAGAAGGCGAAGGACGGCAAGAAAACGAAGAACGGGAAGGACGGCAAGAGCAGCAAGAGCGGCAAGGACGGCAAGGACGGCAAGAAGAAGTCGGCCGGCAAGAAGAAGACCGCCGACAACAAGCCCGCGAAGCCCCCGAAGCCCGCCGCCCGCCCCGCCGGCGACGTCGTCCTCGACTACGTCCGCAAGCAGATCACCGCCCTCATCGAGCTGGACCCCGCCGTCCGCCGCGACCAGCCCGACGCCGTCCACCAGATGCGCGTGGCCAGCCGCCGCCTGCGCAGCACGTTCCGCAGCTACCGCGCCGTGCTCGACCGGACCCGCACCGACCCGCTGTCCGGCGAACTGCGCTGGCTGGCCGGTGAACTCGGCGTCGACCGCGACCGCGAGGTGCTCACCGAGCGGATCCACGCCGGCCTCGGGGAGCTGGAGCGCCCCCTCCTCCTCGGCCCCGTCCGCGGCCGGCTGCGCATCTGGTCCACCGCCCGCCGCACCGGCTCCCGGCGCCGTGTCGTCGCCCTGCTCGACGGCCGCCGCTACCTCACCCTGCTCGACGACCTCGACGACGTCCTCGCCCACCCGCCGCTGCGCCCGGCCGCCGACCGCCCCGCCGAGCCCGTGCTCCGCAAGGCCGTCGACCGGCAGTACCGGCGCTTCGCCGGACACCTCCAGGAGACCTTCGACCTCGCGCCGGGCCCCGACCGCGACACCGCCATCCACGAGACCCGCAAGGCCGCCAAGCGCACGCGCTACGCCGCCGAGGTCGCCCGCCCCGTCCTCGGCCGGGAGGCCAAGGACGTCACGTCCCTGATGCGCGAGGTCCAGGATCTGCTGGGCGACTACCAGGACGGCGTGGTGGCGCGCGCCGCGCTGCGCGAGATCGCGGTGCAGGCGCAGGCCGCGGGGGAGCCCTCGTTCACGTACGGCATCCTCTACGCGCGCGAGGAGGCGCGCGCGGCGGAGCTGCGCGACCGGCTGCCGCGGCTGTCGCGGAAACACCTCTGA
- the rodA gene encoding rod shape-determining protein RodA, with amino-acid sequence MTATDGYSVRRFTPELGTWGKLTARDSLVRRLDWMLMLSGLALSVVGTALVWSATRNRDDLTGGDPYFFVTRHAIFTTVGIALMAATVWVGHRTLRGVVPVLYGLSLMLVAMVLSPLGSTINGSRAWLDLGGGFTVQPAEFTKITIILGMAMILAARVDAGDRQYPDHRTVVQALGMAAVPIGIVVLMPDLGSAMVLTAIVLGVLLASGASNRWVLGLVLAGVSGAALVVSLGMLDEYQVNRFAAFANPALDPAGVGYNTNQARIAIGSGGATGKGLGEGSQTTGQFVPEQQTDFIFTVAGEELGFVGAGLILLLLGVMLWRACRIARDASDLYGTIVAAGVVAWFAFQSFENIGMTLGIMPVAGLPLPFVSYGGSSMFAVWIAVGLLQSIKAQRPLSA; translated from the coding sequence ATGACGGCGACCGACGGGTACTCGGTCCGGCGCTTCACCCCCGAGCTGGGCACGTGGGGCAAGCTGACCGCGCGCGACTCGCTGGTGCGCCGGCTGGACTGGATGCTGATGCTCTCCGGTCTCGCGCTGTCCGTCGTCGGCACCGCGCTCGTCTGGTCCGCGACCCGCAACCGCGACGACCTCACCGGCGGCGACCCGTACTTCTTCGTGACAAGGCACGCGATCTTCACCACGGTCGGCATCGCGCTGATGGCCGCCACCGTCTGGGTGGGCCACCGCACGCTGCGCGGGGTGGTGCCGGTGCTGTACGGGCTGTCGCTGATGCTCGTCGCCATGGTGCTCAGCCCGCTGGGCAGCACCATCAACGGCTCCCGCGCCTGGCTCGACCTCGGCGGCGGCTTCACGGTCCAGCCGGCCGAGTTCACCAAGATCACGATCATCCTGGGGATGGCGATGATCCTGGCCGCCCGGGTCGACGCGGGTGACCGCCAGTACCCCGACCACCGCACCGTCGTCCAGGCCCTCGGCATGGCCGCGGTGCCCATCGGGATCGTCGTGCTGATGCCGGACCTCGGCTCGGCGATGGTGCTGACGGCGATCGTGTTGGGCGTGCTGCTTGCCTCCGGCGCGTCGAACCGCTGGGTGCTGGGCCTGGTGCTGGCCGGCGTCAGCGGCGCGGCGCTGGTCGTCTCGCTGGGCATGCTCGACGAGTACCAGGTCAACCGCTTCGCGGCCTTCGCCAACCCGGCGCTCGACCCGGCCGGCGTCGGCTACAACACCAACCAGGCCCGTATCGCCATCGGCTCCGGCGGGGCCACCGGCAAGGGCCTGGGCGAGGGCAGCCAGACGACGGGCCAGTTCGTGCCCGAGCAGCAGACCGACTTCATCTTCACGGTGGCCGGCGAGGAGCTGGGCTTCGTGGGCGCGGGGCTCATCCTGCTGCTGCTCGGCGTGATGCTGTGGCGCGCGTGCCGGATCGCGCGGGACGCCAGCGACCTGTACGGCACGATCGTCGCGGCGGGCGTGGTGGCGTGGTTCGCGTTCCAGTCCTTCGAGAACATCGGGATGACGCTCGGCATCATGCCGGTGGCGGGTCTGCCGCTGCCGTTCGTGAGCTACGGCGGCTCGTCGATGTTCGCGGTGTGGATCGCGGTGGGACTGCTGCAGTCCATCAAGGCGCAGCGGCCGCTGTCCGCCTGA
- the mrdA gene encoding penicillin-binding protein 2 produces the protein MTNIPETGKSTRVTVRLVAIQVLVLSLLLTLGGRLWYLQIRNGQEYEEEAAGNHVQQVIEPAVRGSILDSRGEPLADNETRLVVSASRTDLMRMEDEGEAILTKLAGVLGMKPRTVMERVRLCDAETPKPCWNGSPYQPIPITDEATARQALQIREREEEFPGITAEPTAVRRYGAPNEANTAQVLGYLSPVTDEEIAAAEDSDNPLLRTDQIGRSGLERSYDSELRGQAGVTSYRVDKLGRVIGEADKQPGTPGSNLVTSIDSRVQALAEKELDKAMKAARTQFDDNTGTNYKADSGAMVVMEADTGRIVAMASNPTYDPNDWVGGIDAGTYKKLTGKKANYPLLNRAIQGQSAPGSIFKPIPTTAAVNAGYDFDGSYECSSDYSIGGQVFKNFESQSYGAIGLGRALEVSCDTVYYRLAHQEWLNDGGNKPKKKPDDWFYKTAHQFGLGAETGVDLPNEVTGRVPDRQWKKDYWRANKDAWCKQGKQDGDYAERIAYENCLEGMRMRAGDSVNYSIGQGDTLVTPIQMATMYAAIANGGTLYDPTVGKAVISADGKKIDMIEPKSHGKLPLDKATHAAMNDALAGVATRGTAAWRFTGWPQDEIPMHAKTGTAEVYGKQTTSWFATYTEEYAIVMTMSQGGTGSGASAPAVRAVYDALYGVGKGGGIDPKKALLPKPEKDLPKISPDGRIEAR, from the coding sequence GTGACCAACATCCCCGAGACCGGCAAGTCCACCCGGGTCACCGTCCGGCTCGTCGCGATTCAGGTGCTCGTGCTCTCGCTGCTGCTGACCCTCGGCGGCCGGCTGTGGTACCTGCAGATCCGCAACGGCCAGGAGTACGAGGAGGAGGCCGCAGGCAACCACGTCCAGCAGGTCATCGAGCCCGCCGTCCGCGGCTCCATCCTCGACTCCCGCGGCGAGCCGCTCGCCGACAACGAGACCCGCCTCGTGGTCTCCGCCAGCCGCACCGACCTGATGCGGATGGAGGACGAGGGCGAAGCGATACTGACCAAGCTCGCCGGCGTGCTCGGCATGAAGCCCAGGACCGTGATGGAGCGGGTCCGGCTCTGCGACGCCGAGACCCCCAAGCCGTGCTGGAACGGCTCCCCCTACCAGCCCATCCCCATCACCGACGAGGCCACCGCCCGCCAGGCGCTGCAGATCCGCGAGCGCGAGGAGGAGTTCCCCGGCATCACCGCGGAGCCCACCGCCGTCCGCCGCTACGGCGCGCCGAACGAGGCGAACACCGCGCAGGTGCTCGGCTATCTCTCCCCGGTCACCGACGAGGAGATCGCCGCTGCCGAGGACAGCGACAACCCGCTGCTGCGCACCGACCAGATCGGCCGCTCCGGCCTGGAGCGCTCCTACGACTCCGAGCTGCGCGGCCAGGCCGGCGTGACGAGCTACCGCGTCGACAAGCTCGGACGGGTGATAGGGGAGGCCGACAAGCAGCCCGGGACGCCCGGCTCCAACCTGGTCACGAGCATCGACTCGCGGGTGCAGGCGCTGGCCGAGAAGGAGCTGGACAAGGCGATGAAGGCGGCGCGCACCCAGTTCGACGACAACACCGGCACGAACTACAAGGCGGACTCCGGCGCGATGGTGGTGATGGAGGCCGACACCGGCCGCATCGTCGCCATGGCCTCCAACCCGACGTACGACCCGAACGACTGGGTCGGCGGCATCGACGCCGGCACGTACAAGAAGCTGACCGGCAAGAAGGCCAACTACCCGCTGCTGAACCGGGCGATCCAGGGCCAGTCGGCCCCCGGCTCGATCTTCAAGCCGATCCCGACGACGGCCGCGGTCAACGCCGGCTACGACTTCGACGGCAGCTACGAGTGCAGCAGCGACTACAGCATCGGCGGCCAGGTCTTCAAGAACTTCGAGTCGCAGAGCTACGGCGCCATCGGCCTCGGCCGCGCGCTGGAGGTCTCCTGCGACACGGTCTACTACCGGCTCGCGCACCAGGAGTGGCTGAACGACGGCGGCAACAAGCCGAAGAAGAAGCCCGACGACTGGTTCTACAAGACCGCGCACCAGTTCGGCCTCGGCGCGGAGACCGGCGTCGACCTGCCCAACGAGGTCACCGGCCGGGTGCCCGACCGGCAGTGGAAGAAGGACTACTGGCGGGCCAACAAGGACGCCTGGTGCAAGCAGGGCAAGCAGGACGGCGACTACGCCGAGCGCATCGCGTACGAGAACTGCCTGGAAGGCATGCGGATGCGCGCCGGTGACTCCGTCAACTACTCCATCGGCCAGGGCGACACGCTCGTCACCCCGATACAGATGGCGACGATGTACGCCGCGATCGCCAACGGCGGCACGCTGTACGACCCGACCGTCGGCAAGGCCGTCATCAGCGCCGACGGCAAGAAGATCGACATGATCGAGCCGAAGTCGCACGGCAAGCTGCCGCTGGACAAGGCCACGCACGCCGCCATGAACGACGCGCTCGCGGGCGTCGCGACCCGGGGCACCGCCGCCTGGCGGTTCACCGGCTGGCCGCAGGACGAGATCCCGATGCACGCGAAGACGGGCACCGCCGAGGTCTACGGCAAGCAGACGACGTCGTGGTTCGCGACGTACACCGAGGAATACGCGATCGTCATGACCATGTCCCAGGGCGGCACCGGCTCCGGCGCCTCGGCGCCCGCGGTCCGCGCCGTGTACGACGCGCTGTACGGCGTCGGCAAGGGCGGCGGCATCGACCCGAAGAAGGCGCTGCTGCCGAAGCCGGAGAAGGACCTGCCGAAGATCTCGCCGGACGGCAGGATCGAGGCACGATGA
- the mreD gene encoding rod shape-determining protein MreD: MRHVNRVLLCATLLVTALVFQVTVLARLHLPGAVPDLTLLVVLALAMVYGHVGGALVGFTGGLLADIAPPADHAVGRYALVLAVIGYLAGLIKPESGQVRTAAGPMMVVGCAAVGSTLLYAGVGALVGEGSVRGVGLGNLVFTAAIYDLLLAPFTVPLVMALARRADRDTTAEAAETATGGTASGDSAYRWLAGGTASRAAVRRARSYGRGGIGRQRGNLFGPKSKSAKATRIKGVKRL; the protein is encoded by the coding sequence ATGAGGCACGTGAACCGCGTTCTGCTCTGCGCCACGCTGCTGGTGACCGCCCTCGTCTTCCAGGTCACCGTGCTCGCCCGGCTCCATCTGCCCGGCGCCGTGCCCGATCTGACGCTCCTCGTCGTCCTCGCCCTCGCGATGGTCTACGGCCACGTCGGCGGCGCGCTCGTCGGCTTCACCGGCGGCCTGCTCGCCGACATCGCACCGCCCGCCGACCACGCCGTGGGCCGCTACGCCCTCGTGCTCGCCGTCATCGGCTACCTCGCCGGGCTCATCAAGCCCGAGTCCGGCCAGGTGCGTACCGCGGCGGGCCCGATGATGGTCGTCGGCTGCGCCGCCGTCGGCTCCACGCTGCTGTACGCGGGCGTCGGCGCCCTCGTCGGCGAGGGCTCGGTGCGCGGCGTGGGCCTGGGCAACCTGGTCTTCACCGCCGCGATCTACGACCTGCTGCTCGCCCCGTTCACCGTCCCGCTGGTGATGGCGCTGGCCCGCAGGGCCGACCGCGACACGACCGCCGAGGCCGCGGAGACCGCCACCGGCGGCACGGCCTCCGGCGACTCCGCGTACCGCTGGCTGGCCGGCGGCACCGCCAGCCGCGCCGCCGTCAGGCGCGCCCGCTCCTACGGCCGCGGCGGCATCGGCCGGCAGCGCGGCAACCTGTTCGGCCCCAAGTCCAAATCCGCCAAGGCCACCCGCATCAAAGGGGTGAAGCGGCTGTGA
- a CDS encoding DoxX family protein codes for MTQTRTIPVISYAEDVREGVTGVDAGLLVLRAAAGVVMAGHGAQKLLGWFGGAGFDPTAATLAAAGYPAERTMTWVLGLSEIVGGVALVAGFLTPLAAASVIGVMINAVAVKWGFDWSGPIAAADPRGIEYEVLLCAAGVALALTGAGQVSVDGARGALRGGRLAAGVGAVLLGVVAAAAVLLLRRW; via the coding sequence ATGACCCAGACGCGCACCATCCCCGTCATCAGCTACGCCGAGGACGTCAGGGAGGGCGTGACCGGTGTCGACGCCGGGCTGCTGGTGCTGCGGGCTGCGGCCGGCGTCGTCATGGCGGGGCACGGCGCGCAGAAGCTCCTCGGCTGGTTCGGCGGCGCCGGGTTCGACCCGACGGCGGCGACCCTGGCCGCGGCCGGCTACCCCGCCGAGCGGACGATGACCTGGGTGCTGGGGCTGAGCGAGATCGTCGGCGGGGTCGCGCTGGTCGCCGGCTTCCTCACCCCGTTGGCGGCCGCCTCGGTGATCGGCGTGATGATCAACGCGGTGGCCGTCAAGTGGGGCTTCGACTGGAGCGGCCCGATCGCGGCGGCGGATCCACGGGGCATCGAGTACGAGGTCCTGCTGTGCGCGGCGGGCGTGGCGCTCGCGCTGACCGGGGCGGGGCAGGTCTCCGTGGACGGTGCGCGGGGGGCGCTGCGCGGCGGGCGGCTCGCGGCCGGGGTGGGGGCGGTGCTGCTGGGGGTGGTCGCGGCGGCGGCCGTGCTGCTCCTGCGGCGGTGGTGA